The region TGATGTGCAACATTGGCTGCAACGGCATCACCCTTCATACTACAGATTATATGGAGAGAATTTTAGAGAGAATGATATTACAGGTACAGTAAAGTATTGTTGGATTCAAAGGTAACAAGAGGGCGCTCTTGTGATTGCCGTACAAAGGTCACTATGATTCAAACAGTGTGAACAGCGAGAGAAGAGCTCAATTTATTCTTTACAATCATTTCTTGGAATAAAATTCTGTGAAGTTTGTTTACCAGTCCTTTAAAGTCTTGACCAGAAGGCAGTTGACTTAAATCATGAGTCTCTCTGTCTATTTTGATCAAGATGATAAATtgctgtatatactgtatatatatatacagtatgaacagtttgcTTGCTGCTTGCAGCTCATTGGAATCAATCTACCTACCAAATTTAGCTCATTTCTTAAGAGGATATTAACAAAGTCTgagactaaaaaaaaatatacacataATTGGTTTGCTCGTGAAATGAAGCCCATTGATCGAACTTCCAGCTTCAAAGAGctcttgttttgttgttgagatttgAAATATTCACTCGTTTCTATTATTTGAATAAGTGCATTGAGAAGTGGTCTGCAGTGTGTCATGCATGTACTGCACCAATTGAGtattttctttatctttcaCATTGAAAAGAGATATCAAAATATAAGCAATGGTTTCTATTGCCCTAATTGCAGCAATGTAAGACAAAGACGTTTAGATGTGTTGATAATGCATGACATCACAAATCACATTATGATTCTTCAATCCAAACTAAGATGAATAGATTCAAAATTATTGACTTGTGATGGAACATGCTATTTATGAAGCTGAGAGTTGGCTAATGTGTTTGTTTCTACTAATACCCTCTGCTacataaacatatttaaaaacTTCAGACAAATTACTTAAACGTTATTGTAGAGAACCACAGTTGCAGCCAGTGAAAACACCCATCGTACGTAGTTCTGACTAATTGTTTGCCTATGATTGGGCCAAAAAAAACATTGACAGAAAGTGACTGATCATGGTCACAAGTTAGCACAATCAGCAGTTCTGAAAAGTCTGAAGACCTCATCTaatgtttataattaatatttgatatttgtgtaagagagagagagagatgtggAGAGAGAGgcgtggagagaggtggagagagagagaaagcaaTCACTCTTTATTGCAGTTTTCAAGTTTATTGCACAATATCATCCTTTTTATGGTTTTTGGTAATGATAATCCATAAATCAAATGTAATCTTGATTGTGTGTGTATCTGTGTATGCTCCTCTAGttgtatctatatatgtgtgtgtgtgatgcatTGCTTGAAATCTCAGGAAGATGAATCTGTAACGTTGTATGTGGATGCCCCATATTTATGGAGATGAAAACCTATAATGTGTAATAAGAGGTGAAAAGTCAGCAGAAGTCAAAGTCTTGAGAACCTTGTCAAGGTGACATTTCAAGAAGGGAAACTTGATCATACATATGATCTTATATGTAGTATGTGGATGCCCCATATTGTGTAGGGAAAAAAACCCTATTGGTTTTATGTAACAGCAAAAGTCAGCAGAGTTCGAATtatgttgtaaatatgataCCTCAAGAAATGGAACTTGAAATTGGATATCATATTCCATATGAGGAATTGTCACGATGAGTACCAATTCCAAGTTGTTCTTGTGGAGTCTAGCAAGTCATTGAATGTCAATTTGTGTCATGATCGTATCAAATATTCTGTAGACGAACAGAGTCATCAGAGGTGAAAGCACTGAACGGTATGCAAAACTCTGTATtccaatatctcaagaagggaaagttGCATGATATTTCATGCTAAGAATGTGAATACTCCTCTACATTGGTTAGACTAGCCCTATTTTACATGGCAGAGGTTGAAGTTTGTGATATCTATTTAGTAGGGAACTTGAAATAAAACTCATATCCCATACAGTATGAGGATTATTTTCGTAATGAGTACCAAAGATAAGTTTTCTCATATCGATGAAACTTTACAGTCTATGGAAACCTCTTAACCTACATACTtagttttataataataatgataagttGTGACTTCATGAAAATAGACCCGAGGTCGAATCTGAATGTATGAAATGTATGAAAAGATCTACTTTAGCTACAATTAAATCGAGGGTTGTGCAACATATCACCTTCAATTCAAAGTTTTCTCTCTGCTCATATGAACATGAAATTCTCAAAGATAATTTGTTCTGTTTTCAGGTAAAGTGCTGGTACAGTTGACCACTCTACAACTGGAGCAAATGGGAATCACCAATGAAAAGCACAGGTAACAGCATACATTGAATTACAGTACCTTTAATAAATACTGTCAAGATATTGCTCCAGATTGTTTAACTGTAGGGGCGGGCGGGTGAGAAtgaactcccccccccttccccctctacCTAGTCTAAACCTGCACCATGAGATGGTGCTGTAAATTTTCAATATAATatgttcttgttgatttatGTTAGAATTTgctttatttctgtttttttttaagggtgGACATATTTGAGAAACTTATGAAACTGAGGCTTGAGAATGACCAAAAAGAACTGACATTGTTGATTAAAGCCAAAGCTCCAAAAGCGCCAAAGGTACCGTAGTGCAGAAGATAGTTAGGAAAATGTGCCCAGAATCGCCCATCCATTGGAAGAGCACCACCATAAAAGGAAGAGGGTAGATGGCGCCAACGTACCATGGTATACGAAGGTACGATCTTGCAAGTGAAACTGCACGGCTCCAAAAGGCTCATTATTTCTTTGAAGATTGGAAAGGTTATGCCAGTACTGAAGATAAATGTTGCCAGATTATCTGAGAGGgctaaatattttattttggagagAGCAAAGAAACGATTGCTTTTTATGACATTCAAATAGGTTATGCCAGATACACAAGTCATGGGCTCCAACAATACAGTTAGTTATCCAGCCATTAATCTACTTAACCATTTTATATGATGGAGGTTCCAGTCCAAACCCTGATGTACTTTGCATACTGTGTAACCAAATCCTGTTTACTTCTATGTGAATTATTCAGCCTGTCACT is a window of Apostichopus japonicus isolate 1M-3 chromosome 21, ASM3797524v1, whole genome shotgun sequence DNA encoding:
- the LOC139962826 gene encoding sterile alpha motif domain-containing protein 12-like is translated as MVENNRNSDLAAKKDLKKRCVLTWNAHDVQHWLQRHHPSYYRLYGENFRENDITGKVLVQLTTLQLEQMGITNEKHRVDIFEKLMKLRLENDQKELTLLIKAKAPKAPKVP